In Rhinatrema bivittatum chromosome 11, aRhiBiv1.1, whole genome shotgun sequence, a single window of DNA contains:
- the NANOS2 gene encoding nanos homolog 2, translated as MQSVCNCFGAPTCPDSRQEFNIWKDYLQLSKIVERMIIERKQEQSSSACDSSDDQVNCMGSAEMTMAQLPANNICNFCKHNGESKNIYSSHMLKTPDGTIICPVLRKYTCPLCGATGDMAHTLKYCPRNQVKQSLYRKSGRNSAGRKTKR; from the exons ATGCAGTCAGTCTGCAATTGCTTTGGGGCTCCTACATGCCCTGACTCTCGCCAGGAATTCAACATATGGAAGGACTATCTCCAGCTCTCTAAGATTGTGGAGAGAATGATAATTGAAAGAAAGCAAGA ACAGAGCAGCAGTGCCTGTGACAGCTCAGATGACCAGGTCAACTGCATGGGCTCAGCAGAGATGACTATGGCTCAACTGCCTGCCAACAACATCTGCAATTTCTGCAAGCACAATGGCGAATCCAAGAACATCTACTCCTCTCACATGCTAAAGACACCAGATGGCACGATCATCTGTCCTGTCCTTCGCAAGTACACCTGTCCTCTCTGTGGTGCCACAGGTGATATGGCCCACACCCTAAAGTACTGCCCGCGCAACCAAGTGAAACAATCGCTGTACCGCAAGAGTGGACGCAACTCTGCTGGACGCAAGACGAAACGCTAA